A stretch of the Chelonoidis abingdonii isolate Lonesome George chromosome 11, CheloAbing_2.0, whole genome shotgun sequence genome encodes the following:
- the LOC116833596 gene encoding hepatic lectin-like, which produces MGQEDEVTYADLKFPPRLQQTDVKKAESKPPAQKTSLWAQLAIVVILCVLFLVALISLSILYSQLLAGNMQLLEESKQAKGKMEQVEGRYCQLLQWTLHKNICVLESPSSNTSEPRNISCFLCPGQWISNKGRCYYFSPNKSSWNNSRSSCQREQADLVIINDQEEQVFLGQWQRQLCYWIGLTDVAKEGLWKWVDGTDLNQAKFWYYRQPDNYQNEDCATLTNDNPSPRNWNDDQCNKPFHYICEKAADTLTIQASSDWENLVHCGQ; this is translated from the exons atGGGTCAGGAAGATGAGGTCACCTATGCGGATCTGAAATTTCCTCCCAGATTGCAGCAAACAGATGTGAAGAAAGCAG AATCAAAGCCCCCTGCCCAGAAGACGTCTCTGTGGGCTCAGCTAGCAATAGTGGTGATTCTCTGTGTGCTTTTCCTGGTGGCGCTAATTTCCCTGAGTATCCTGT attcccagctcctggctggcaaCATGCAGCTTCTAGAGGAATCCAAGCAAGCCAAGGGAAAAATGGAGCAAGTGGAAGGGAGATACTGCCAGTTACTGCAGTGGACGTTGCACAAAAACATCTGCGTCTTGGAGTCCCCGTCCTCCAACACCTCAGAGCCCCGCA acatcagctgtttcttgtgccccGGCCAATGGATTTCAAACAAAGGACGATGCTACTACTTTTCTCCAAATAAGTCATCATGGAATAACAGCAGGAGCAGCTGCCAGAGGGAACAGGCCGATCTAGTGATCATTAATGATCAGGAGGAACAG GTCTTTCTCGGCCAATGGCAAAGGCAGTTGTGTTATTGGATTGGCCTGACAGATGTGGCCAAAGAAGGCTTGTGGAAGTGGGTGGATGGCACTGACTTAAATCAAGCGAA ATTTTGGTACTATCGCCAGCCAGATAACTATCAGAACGAGGACTGTGCAACTCTGACAAATGATAACCCCTCGCCGCGTAACTGGAATGATGACCAGTGCAACAAACCTTTCCACTACATCTGTGAAAAGGCAGCAGACACTCTCACCATCCAAGCTTCCTCTGACTGGGAAAATCTTGTTCATTGTGGCCAATGA